A window from Scleropages formosus chromosome 17, fSclFor1.1, whole genome shotgun sequence encodes these proteins:
- the rnf10 gene encoding E3 ubiquitin-protein ligase RNF10, giving the protein MLESSEALPNAAMEKNPNSSAGSKVPPRSGSTGPTAGESKPKTDGKNGSGSKRNGRKREPAFPKTDSFPGPRRPNLQKGKNFDKRPPQRGGGGGGGGSGSGSGRQYGNTGGGRREEVAEARRAEFSPAQFAGPKKISLNHLLNFTFEPRGHTSSGSNGGEGHTAWGRRNKWGHKHKPFNKELFLQANCQFVVSDDQDYKAHFTDPDTLVNWDCVQQVRIYSHEVPSCPICLYPPVAAHITRCGHIFCWPCMLHYLSLSDKSWSKCPICYEAVHSGDLKSVVAMETRQYLVGDLITMRLMRREKGVLVALPSTQWVKVEEPIHLGDTFLSPYSKLLLASHEQVMGLVEEERTALKAQLLQEDHEATACFIQAALHQLQEREEALVKSGSLEGGTGNSLDVGCLTLNDPCVEVHSTLSRKKPVLQYSSAFDDKVEEEPDEEGEGPQDPPVTPASVLEPQPPDEVPPTKSETAPQQKTENGPHYYFYQAEDGQQMFLHPVNVRCLMREYGSLEASPASFTATVVEIDGHTVTEEIRRRHRYLSHLPLTCEFSICELALPPPLLSKETLDTFSDELEKRRRLRQKKAREEKRRERRIEIEENKKQGKYPEVHIGLENLQHFPAFGSPPHNSSPPAQLDFLGHPTLLSGSPASDGAMFPFLGGPNPVLSVGSVEDDSHCLSFAQMLKDGKARADVGPKVISKKDVFLAPPAADSDGESDGSDRVPVPSFQNSFSQAFEEALLQLDHGPPIVPQPVLIAEEKGGKKKKKKQKLLFSTSMVHTK; this is encoded by the exons ATGCTGGAGAGCTCGGAAGCTCTTCCCAACGCCGCCATGGAGAAGAACCCCAACAGCAGCGCTGGAAGCAAAGTCCCGCCGCGCTCGGGCTCTACCGGGCCCACTGCTGGCGAATCTAAACCCAAAACAG ATGGAAAGAATGGCAGTGGGTCGAAGCGCAATGGCCGCAAGCGCGAGCCAGCATTCCCCAAGACGGACAGTTTTCCTGGACCGCGGCGCCCCAATCTGCAGAAAGGCAAGAATTTTGACAAGAGACCcccccagagaggaggaggaggaggaggaggtggtagTGGAAGTGGAAGTGGAAGGCAGTATGGAAACACAGGAGGTGGAAGAAGAGAAGAG GTAGCAGAGGCTCGCCGGGCTGAGTTTAGCCCGGCTCAGTTCGCTGGACCCAAGAAGATCAGCTTGAACCACTTGCTCAATTTCACGTTTGAGCCGCGCGGCCACACCAGCAGCGGGAGCAACGGTGGGGAGGGCCACACTGCCTGGGGCCGCCGCAACAAGTGGGGCCACAAGCACAAGCCCTTCAACAAGGAGCTCTTTTTGCAAGCCAA CTGCCAGTTTGTGGTCTCTGATGACCAGGACTACAAAGCTCACTTTACTGACCCAGACACTCTAGTCAACTGGGACtgtgtgcagcaggtg CGTATCTACAGCCATGAGGTGCCGTCGTGCCCCATATGTCTGTACCCGCCGGTCGCCGCCCACATCACACGCTGCGGCCACATCTTCTGCTGGCCCTGCATGCTGCACTACCTCTCGCTCAGCGACAAGAGCTGGTCCAAGTGCCCAATCTGCTATGAGGCGGTACACAGTGGGGACCTCAAGAG tgtggttgccatggagacacgTCAGTACCTGGTGGGAGACCTCATCACCATGCGCCTGATGCGACGGGAGAAAGGGGTCCTGGTGGCACTGCCCAGCACCCAGTGGGTAAAGGTGGAGGAGCCCATACATTTGGGAG ATACCTTCCTGAGCCCCTATTCCAAGCTACTGCTAGCATCCCATGAGCAGGTGATGGGCCTGGTGGAGGAGGAGCGAACTGCCCTGAAGGCCCAGCTGCTTCAGGAGGATCATGAGGCTACAGCCTGCTTCATCCAGGCTGCTCTGCACCAGCTGCAG GAGCGAGAGGAAGCACTGGTGAAATCTGGCTCCCTAGAGGGAGGTACCGGGAACAGCCTCGATGTGGGCTGTCTGACTCTGAATGACCCCTGTGTGGAGGTGCACTCCACACTCAGCAGGAAGAAG CCTGTGCTGCAGTATTCCTCTGCGTTTGACGACAAGGTCGAGGAGGAGCCCGATGAGGAAGGCGAGGGACCTCAGGACCCCCCTGTCACACCTGCCTCTGTCCTGGAACCTCAACCCCCTGACGAGGTGCCTCCCACAAAGAGTGAAACGGCACCCCAGCAAAAAACAGAGAACGGGCCTCACTACTACTTCTACCAGG CTGAGGATGGCCAGCAGATGTTCCTGCACCCGGTGAACGTGCGCTGCCTGATGCGGGAGTACGGTAGCCTGGAGGCAAGCCCTGCTTCCTTCACTGCCACTGTGGTGGAGATCGATGGGCACACAGTCACTGAG GAGATACGGCGCAGGCACCGCTACCTGTCTCACCTGCCACTGACCTGTGAGTTCAGCATCTGTGAACTGGCTCTGCCGCCCCCCCTGCTGTCCAAAGAGACCCTGGACACCTTTTCAG atgagctggagaaacGCAGACGCCTGCGGCAGAAGAAGGCGAGGGAGGAGAAGCGTCGGGAGCGCCGCATCGAGATAGAGGAGAACaagaagcaggggaaat ACCCTGAGGTGCACATCGGGCTGGAGAACCTGCAGCACTTCCCGGCCTTCGGTTCACCCCCCCACAACAGCAGCCCCCCAGCGCAGCTGGACTTCTTGGGGCACCCCACTCTGCTCAGTGGGAGTCCAGCTTCCG ATGGTGCCATGTTCCCTTTCCTTGGGGGGCCGAACCCAGTGCTCAGTGTGGGTAGCGTGGAGGATGACTCTCACTGTCTCTCGTTTGCTCAG ATGCTAAAGGACGGAAAAGCCAGAGCTGACGTCGGACCCAAGGTCATCTCAAAGAAAG ATGTGTTCCTGGCCCCACCAGCAGCTGATAGTGATGGGGAGAGCGATGGGTCTGACAGGGTCCCAGTGCCCAGCTTCCAGAACTCCTTCAGTCAGGCCTTTGAGGAGGCCCTCCTGCAGCTGGACCATGGCCCACCTATTGTACCACAACCAGTCCTGATTGCTG AGGAGAAAGGgggtaagaagaagaagaagaaacagaagcTCCTGTTCAGCACCTCCATGGTCCACACAAAATAA
- the pop5 gene encoding ribonuclease P/MRP protein subunit POP5, translated as MVRFKSRYLLCEVCVSNPSDLRLLDERAVFFAVKAAVSRAHGDYGTALIGMCFSVKYLNAHTGVVFLRCRKSHYRMLWSALPFISSLESRGQRVPCFFNCLHVGGTIRTCQKFLIRYNTQQLHRLLPRCRSDKERSEVRKAVLSCSLKVFRNDEEEDDEDWGGEEVAE; from the exons ATGGTGCGGTTTAAGTCCAG GTACCTactgtgtgaggtgtgtgtgtccaaCCCCTCGGACCTGCGGCTGCTGGACGAACGGGCCGTGTTCTTTGCGGTGAAGGCGGCGGTGTCTCGGGCGCATGGGGACTATGGCACGGCGCTCATCGGCATGTGCTTCTCAG TGAAGTACCTGAACGCCCATACAGGAGTGGTGTTTCTACGCTGCCGCAAGAGCCACTACCGGATGCTCTGGTCTGCATTGCCCTTCATCAGCAGCCTGGAGAGCCGAGGGCAGCGCGTGCCCTGTTTCTTCAACTGCCTGCATGTTGGAG GGACGATTCGGACGTGTCAGAAGTTCCTGATCCGATACAACACTCAGCAGCTTCATCGCCTGCTTCCCCGATGTCGTAGCGACA AGGAGCGATCAGAGGTGCGCAAGGCAGTGCTAAGTTGCTCCTTAAAAGTTTTCAGAAatgatgaggaggaagatgatgaagacTGGGGTGGCGAGGAGGTTGCAGAATAG